Proteins from a genomic interval of Arthrobacter sp. CAN_C5:
- a CDS encoding CpaF family protein: MDAVGIIEDEVRELIRRRGLDPSRQSGEVLRLVEAAVSDYDERSVLGTLPQLGQLDLARKHVFDAVAGFGALQPLLDDPTVEEVWINSPSEIYVARFGESELTSLVLAEQQIHDLVERMLKSSGRRLDLSSPFVDAALPDGSRLHVVIPDVTRRHWSVNIRKFIAKATRLDHLVELGTLTPQAARFLDAAVASGLNILVSGATQAGKTTLLNCLGSSIGSRERVVTVEEIFELKLPLRDVVGMQCRPPNLEGQGEIPLRRLVKEALRMRPDRLIVGEVREAESLDMLVALNSGLPGMCSVHANSAHDAVLLKRRVPSRARARARGTLPTHRSAGHTSCRRQQNRGQSLRFDNLDGAQ; encoded by the coding sequence ATGGACGCCGTAGGAATTATTGAGGACGAGGTGCGCGAGCTGATTCGCCGCCGCGGCCTGGATCCGAGCCGCCAAAGCGGTGAGGTGCTGAGGCTGGTGGAGGCTGCGGTCAGTGACTACGACGAGCGTTCAGTGCTGGGCACGCTGCCGCAGCTTGGGCAGCTGGACCTGGCGCGGAAGCACGTCTTTGACGCAGTCGCTGGGTTTGGTGCCCTCCAGCCGCTGCTGGACGATCCGACGGTGGAGGAGGTGTGGATCAATTCCCCGTCCGAGATCTACGTGGCGAGATTTGGCGAGTCTGAATTGACCTCCCTCGTGCTGGCAGAGCAACAGATTCATGACCTCGTCGAGCGAATGCTGAAATCCTCGGGCAGGCGGCTGGATCTCTCGTCGCCCTTTGTGGATGCGGCCCTGCCCGACGGTTCCCGGTTGCACGTGGTCATCCCGGATGTCACCCGCCGTCACTGGTCGGTGAACATCCGGAAGTTCATCGCGAAAGCCACCCGGCTGGACCACCTGGTCGAGTTGGGCACCCTCACACCGCAGGCCGCCCGCTTCCTGGATGCGGCGGTCGCAAGCGGGTTGAACATTCTGGTTTCCGGCGCCACCCAGGCAGGAAAGACCACGTTGCTGAACTGTCTGGGATCGAGCATCGGGTCGCGGGAGCGAGTGGTGACCGTGGAGGAAATCTTCGAGCTGAAGCTGCCACTCCGGGACGTTGTGGGGATGCAGTGCCGCCCTCCAAATCTGGAAGGACAGGGCGAAATTCCGTTGCGGAGGCTGGTCAAAGAGGCGCTGCGGATGCGTCCCGATCGGCTGATCGTCGGCGAGGTACGGGAAGCAGAAAGTCTGGACATGCTGGTGGCGCTCAATTCGGGCTTACCCGGGATGTGTAGCGTCCATGCCAATAGTGCCCACGATGCGGTACTTCTCAAAAGACGTGTACCCTCACGAGCGCGAGCTCGGGCAAGGGGGACGCTCCCCACGCACCGGAGCGCTGGGCATACTAGCTGTAGGCGTCAACAGAACCGGGGGCAGTCCCTCAGGTTCGATAATCTTGATGGCGCGCAGTAG
- a CDS encoding tetratricopeptide repeat protein encodes MGSRHALVVGSQCASLRNQQLSFLPARAEQLFLALTDPRLGGCDPTTSALVIDPTMVELKIAVKAAVECAAETNATLILAFIGHAEVNKNRATEPLFLLPKDGDHRNLDDDSAFEIGRRLGNMSLGSLDGLILILDVCHGGLGVTDVIKNGLDLKEQVRLELLAGTYDREARNGCFSQSLITLMNSGQQDLSVDYLDIRHAANFGNDTCQDVQDPPIYIGSGVGQNRSDPGLWVTRNIASPNFWPLSGTPEGALAVTLTQSFQITHDLERIMHSLAGQRVVVVKGLSGSGKSALVAALARPELVPELPKHYLSALAFTALTPTLAAMAESIGKQLEHRGGFKDAVTAYNNSFDPEDLNRQPALERLVFGPLSKLAIPLGSRIRLAIDGIDQLEPSVRDELISTIIKTSLDDRLARVSILLNTKGEGTEKLTENPLILVPPGTDEVAEYLVGQGLPTSLAADITAHSSTWLEARLMINAVTTIGAESLSDATGLDDLYQQLFSSMIGDDSTKVKVILAVLAAAGSGPVLPIRVAVEACSQLGGPANEAQFRDTLKTLGGLVTRADPGTADEHVGLFHDTLVSQVPQQDRWPVTALQAHQVILDTLETLSYPASDAYRLRHAAEHLWALGRAQEALSFVLAGLGHRAADNRVLLQTWLTRAKDALPAYNPDILATRSILASWTGKSGDTAGAITQFRELIPAQMRALGPDHPHTLTTRSNLAFWTGESGDTTGAITQSRELLQAQLRVLGPDHLHTLATRINLASWTGESGDIAGAITQSRELLPAQLQVLGPDHPHTLATRSALASWTGESGGITNAIAQFRELLPAQLRVLGPDHPDTLTTRGNLAFWIGESGDTAGAFNEFRELLDARLRVLGPDHPHTLTTRNHLAFWIGKSGDTARAITQSGELLHDQLRVLGPDHPDTLTTRSNIAFWIGRSGDIAGAITQSRELLHDQLRVLGPDHPDTLTTRNNLASLTGESGDIAGAITQSRELLQVQLRVLGPDHPDTQTTRSHLAYWAG; translated from the coding sequence ATGGGTTCCCGTCATGCACTTGTTGTGGGGTCGCAGTGCGCCTCGCTGCGAAACCAGCAACTGTCCTTCCTGCCAGCTCGTGCCGAGCAACTATTCCTGGCGCTTACGGACCCCCGACTGGGTGGCTGCGACCCAACCACCAGTGCGCTCGTGATCGACCCGACCATGGTGGAACTAAAGATCGCAGTTAAGGCTGCGGTGGAGTGCGCGGCGGAGACGAACGCGACTCTCATTTTGGCGTTCATCGGTCATGCGGAAGTCAATAAGAACAGAGCAACCGAACCCTTATTTCTACTGCCAAAAGATGGCGACCATCGTAACCTAGATGACGACAGCGCCTTCGAGATCGGCCGCCGGCTGGGCAACATGAGCTTGGGAAGTCTGGATGGTCTGATTCTCATCCTGGATGTCTGCCACGGGGGCCTCGGAGTGACAGACGTGATCAAGAATGGCCTCGACCTGAAGGAACAGGTCCGGCTTGAACTCCTCGCCGGAACCTATGATCGGGAAGCCCGAAACGGCTGTTTCTCCCAGTCATTAATCACGCTTATGAATTCGGGACAGCAGGACCTATCGGTGGACTACCTAGACATCCGGCATGCAGCGAACTTCGGAAACGACACCTGCCAGGATGTTCAAGATCCGCCCATCTACATCGGCTCCGGGGTGGGCCAGAACAGAAGTGATCCCGGGCTCTGGGTAACCCGGAACATCGCCTCCCCCAATTTCTGGCCCCTGTCAGGCACCCCCGAAGGGGCTCTGGCTGTGACGCTAACCCAATCTTTCCAGATCACACACGACCTGGAACGAATCATGCACTCATTGGCCGGACAACGCGTAGTGGTCGTCAAAGGGCTAAGCGGCTCGGGCAAGTCCGCCCTAGTCGCAGCCCTGGCCCGCCCGGAACTTGTCCCAGAATTGCCGAAGCACTACCTGTCCGCTCTGGCGTTCACTGCCTTGACTCCTACTCTGGCTGCAATGGCTGAAAGCATTGGCAAACAGCTGGAACACAGAGGAGGCTTCAAAGACGCCGTCACCGCCTACAACAACAGCTTCGATCCAGAAGACCTTAATCGCCAGCCCGCACTGGAGCGTCTTGTCTTCGGGCCGTTATCTAAGCTGGCAATACCTTTGGGAAGTCGGATCCGTCTGGCAATCGACGGCATTGACCAGCTCGAACCGTCCGTGCGCGATGAACTCATCTCAACCATCATCAAAACCAGCCTTGACGACCGGCTCGCACGCGTGAGTATTCTCCTGAACACCAAAGGTGAAGGAACGGAAAAACTAACAGAAAACCCTCTGATCCTCGTCCCGCCAGGTACGGATGAAGTTGCCGAATATCTTGTCGGTCAGGGGCTTCCGACGTCGCTCGCCGCCGACATCACGGCCCATTCGTCCACATGGCTTGAAGCACGGCTTATGATCAATGCCGTAACGACCATTGGCGCTGAGTCACTCAGCGACGCGACCGGCCTCGATGATCTCTATCAACAATTGTTTTCATCGATGATCGGCGACGACTCAACCAAGGTAAAGGTCATCTTGGCGGTGCTCGCAGCCGCAGGAAGTGGACCGGTCCTGCCCATCCGTGTCGCAGTTGAAGCATGCTCACAACTCGGCGGACCCGCTAACGAAGCACAGTTTCGCGACACGCTGAAAACGCTGGGCGGGCTCGTTACCCGCGCTGACCCGGGCACAGCGGACGAACACGTCGGCCTCTTCCACGACACCCTGGTCAGCCAAGTCCCCCAACAGGACCGCTGGCCTGTAACGGCCCTCCAGGCGCACCAAGTAATACTTGACACGCTCGAAACCCTGAGCTATCCAGCCTCCGATGCCTACCGCCTCCGACACGCGGCCGAACACCTCTGGGCGCTCGGCCGCGCCCAGGAAGCCCTTTCATTTGTCCTCGCGGGGCTAGGGCACCGGGCCGCGGACAACCGCGTCCTCCTGCAGACCTGGCTCACCCGGGCCAAAGACGCCCTGCCAGCATACAACCCAGACATCCTAGCCACCCGCAGCATCCTCGCCTCTTGGACCGGGAAATCCGGGGATACCGCCGGGGCCATCACCCAGTTCAGGGAACTGATCCCCGCCCAAATGCGTGCCCTCGGCCCAGACCACCCCCACACTCTAACCACCCGCAGCAACCTCGCCTTCTGGACCGGAGAATCCGGCGACACCACTGGGGCCATCACCCAGTCACGTGAACTGCTACAAGCCCAATTGCGGGTCCTCGGCCCGGACCACCTTCACACCCTAGCCACCCGGATCAACTTGGCCTCTTGGACCGGGGAATCCGGCGACATCGCCGGGGCCATCACTCAGTCCCGTGAATTGCTCCCGGCCCAGTTGCAGGTCCTCGGCCCGGACCACCCCCACACCCTTGCGACCCGCAGCGCCCTTGCCTCCTGGACCGGAGAATCAGGGGGGATCACCAATGCCATCGCCCAGTTCCGTGAATTGCTCCCAGCCCAGTTGCGGGTCCTCGGCCCGGACCACCCCGATACCCTGACCACCCGTGGCAACCTCGCTTTCTGGATCGGGGAATCCGGCGACACCGCCGGGGCCTTCAACGAGTTTCGCGAACTCCTCGATGCCCGGTTGCGGGTCCTCGGCCCGGACCACCCCCACACTCTGACCACTCGGAACCATCTCGCCTTCTGGATCGGGAAATCCGGTGACACCGCCAGGGCTATCACCCAGTCCGGTGAGTTACTCCATGACCAGTTGCGGGTCCTGGGCCCAGACCACCCCGACACCCTGACCACCCGCAGCAACATCGCCTTCTGGATCGGGCGATCCGGGGACATTGCTGGGGCAATTACCCAATCCCGTGAACTGCTCCATGACCAGTTGCGGGTCCTGGGCCCAGACCACCCCGACACCCTGACCACCCGTAACAACCTTGCCTCTTTGACAGGGGAATCCGGGGACATTGCTGGGGCAATTACCCAATCCCGTGAACTCCTCCAAGTCCAGTTGCGGGTCCTGGGCCCAGACCACCCCGACACCCAGACCACCCGTAGCCACCTCGCCTATTGGGCCGGGTAA